In Synechococcus sp. KORDI-52, one genomic interval encodes:
- the yidC gene encoding membrane protein insertase YidC has product MIGYISDNLLIPILDFFYGLVPSYGLAIVALTLVIRIALYPLSAGSIRSARRMRIAQPVIQKRQAEIKSRYANNPQKQQEELGNVMKEFGSPLAGCLPLLVQMPILFALFATLRGSPFADVPYTLNMKVLPADQIAAVEPKPFNSASHSIFIGETDHVPVIASLPRGTKIGVGDSATVNLHTKDGRAFSNVLTDVDNPGRFTPTWAVTKGDDIVSVSENGTITALAAGDATVEAKIPGLAARSGFLFIKALGQVGFYADGAINWDIAILVAGFGITLFISQLLSGMGMPANPQQSTANKITPVMITGMFLFFPLPAGVLLYMLIANIFQGLQTFILTKEALPDNLQKILDQQMAQKTVTVSASSGGSRLPFEPKSK; this is encoded by the coding sequence GTGATCGGATACATCTCCGACAACCTGCTGATTCCAATCCTGGACTTCTTCTATGGATTGGTTCCCAGCTATGGCCTGGCCATCGTCGCCCTCACCCTCGTCATCCGGATCGCGCTCTACCCCTTGAGCGCAGGTTCAATTCGCAGCGCACGGCGCATGCGCATTGCTCAACCGGTGATTCAGAAACGCCAGGCTGAGATCAAAAGCCGGTACGCCAACAATCCTCAGAAGCAGCAGGAGGAGCTGGGCAATGTGATGAAGGAATTCGGCAGTCCCTTGGCGGGGTGCCTGCCGCTGCTGGTGCAGATGCCGATCCTCTTTGCTTTGTTTGCGACCCTGCGGGGGTCACCGTTCGCTGACGTCCCTTACACCTTGAACATGAAGGTGTTGCCGGCGGACCAGATCGCCGCCGTTGAACCCAAGCCGTTCAACAGTGCCAGCCATTCCATCTTCATCGGTGAAACCGACCATGTGCCGGTGATCGCCAGCCTGCCGCGGGGCACCAAGATCGGCGTTGGCGACAGCGCCACAGTGAACCTTCACACGAAGGACGGCCGCGCTTTCAGCAACGTTCTCACGGATGTTGACAACCCTGGACGCTTTACCCCCACATGGGCGGTGACCAAAGGCGATGACATCGTCAGCGTCAGTGAGAACGGCACGATCACGGCCCTCGCCGCCGGTGATGCCACTGTTGAAGCCAAGATCCCTGGCCTGGCAGCCCGCAGTGGCTTCCTGTTCATCAAAGCCCTGGGCCAGGTTGGCTTCTACGCCGACGGTGCCATCAACTGGGACATCGCCATTCTCGTTGCCGGCTTCGGCATCACCTTGTTCATCTCCCAACTGCTGTCGGGCATGGGCATGCCTGCCAACCCTCAGCAGTCCACGGCCAACAAAATCACTCCGGTGATGATCACCGGGATGTTTCTGTTCTTCCCCCTACCGGCCGGCGTTCTGCTCTACATGCTGATCGCCAACATCTTCCAAGGTCTGCAGACCTTCATCCTCACCAAAGAGGCACTGCCCGACAACCTCCAGAAAATTCTGGACCAGCAAATGGCCCAGAAAACGGTGACGGTTTCCGCCAGCTCAGGAGGCTCACGCCTGCCCTTTGAACCCAAGAGCAAGTGA
- a CDS encoding DUF177 domain-containing protein gives MIEALEPVPLQELRALGTAKVWDVEGELDELPSLTPVRGHVSAEHRGNVLAVQGKLNTIVTLCCDRCLNQFNQKLSCTPAELIWLGDKQPTADELELSGEVAEMEGLVDVLDPRGQFDPQQWAFEQLNLLLPVVNHCGDHCPGPPGLNQHPVIPDAKTEEVDPRWQALQQLQQQMDQP, from the coding sequence GTGATCGAGGCACTGGAGCCTGTTCCCCTCCAGGAGCTCCGTGCCCTCGGCACCGCGAAAGTCTGGGACGTTGAGGGTGAGCTCGATGAGCTCCCCTCGCTTACACCGGTGCGAGGCCATGTGTCTGCAGAGCACCGCGGCAACGTCCTGGCGGTTCAAGGGAAACTCAACACGATCGTGACGCTCTGCTGCGATCGCTGCCTGAACCAGTTCAATCAGAAGCTCAGCTGCACGCCTGCGGAACTGATCTGGCTGGGAGACAAGCAACCCACGGCCGACGAACTGGAGCTTTCCGGAGAGGTGGCCGAAATGGAAGGTCTGGTGGATGTTCTCGACCCACGCGGTCAGTTTGACCCCCAGCAATGGGCCTTCGAACAACTCAACCTGCTGTTGCCCGTCGTCAACCACTGCGGTGACCACTGTCCAGGCCCACCTGGCCTGAATCAGCACCCCGTGATCCCAGACGCCAAGACCGAGGAGGTGGATCCCCGCTGGCAGGCCTTACAACAGCTCCAGCAGCAGATGGACCAGCCATGA
- a CDS encoding AAA family ATPase: protein MSSAAWGNQIDLLVRARTPLIWVRSNEEARVENLLGEAAQRLARQLVCWNFIDGISGPVNADGQGSRQPMAMLQWLQQRDEGSPTLLLAKDFHRFCDDPGVARMLRNLEASLRSTPHTLVLCCGQWTPPGDLEESLTLLDLPLPDNDDLRRLINSISTSSGSPLPAPVLDELAQACSGLSEMRVRQVAARALARRGQLGSEDLQDVLDEKRQTIARSEVLEFCRSDAGTEAIGGLDGLKTWLNQRHRAFSEDARRFGLPLPRGVLLVGPQGTGKSLTAKAIACSWSMPLLRLDVGRLFAGLVGASEARTREMIQRAEAMAPCVLWIDEIDKGFGGDGRSDGGTSQRVLANVLTWMAEKQSPVFVVATANGVEKLPPELLRKGRFDEIFMLDLPSSAERHSILELHLERRRPGLKLPLDTVVSRSEGFSGAELEQTVIEAMHLAFADNRELTEPDLIGAASQLIPLSRTASEQLERLKQWAAGGRARPASVAAGNEA from the coding sequence ATGAGCAGTGCCGCCTGGGGGAACCAGATCGACCTTCTGGTGCGTGCGCGCACTCCCCTGATCTGGGTGCGCAGCAATGAGGAAGCACGGGTGGAGAATCTCCTTGGGGAGGCCGCTCAACGGCTTGCACGCCAGCTGGTCTGCTGGAATTTCATTGACGGCATCAGCGGGCCCGTGAATGCCGACGGCCAGGGAAGCCGACAACCGATGGCCATGCTGCAGTGGCTCCAGCAACGGGATGAGGGCAGCCCCACCCTGCTACTCGCCAAGGATTTTCATCGTTTCTGCGATGACCCCGGTGTGGCCCGGATGCTGCGCAATCTCGAGGCATCCCTGCGCAGCACCCCGCACACGTTGGTGCTGTGCTGCGGGCAATGGACCCCCCCAGGGGATCTGGAGGAGAGTCTCACGTTGCTGGATCTCCCCCTCCCCGACAACGACGACCTACGCCGACTGATCAACAGCATCAGCACCAGCAGCGGCAGTCCCCTGCCAGCTCCAGTCCTGGATGAGCTGGCTCAAGCCTGCAGCGGGCTCAGCGAGATGCGGGTTCGCCAGGTGGCAGCCCGGGCCCTGGCCCGCCGCGGCCAGTTGGGATCAGAGGACCTGCAGGACGTTCTGGACGAGAAACGCCAGACGATTGCCCGCAGTGAGGTGCTGGAGTTCTGTCGCAGCGATGCGGGCACAGAAGCCATCGGAGGCCTCGACGGTCTCAAGACCTGGCTGAACCAACGGCACCGAGCCTTCTCGGAAGATGCGCGGCGTTTCGGACTCCCCCTGCCCCGTGGCGTCCTGCTTGTTGGTCCTCAAGGCACAGGAAAATCACTCACGGCCAAGGCCATCGCCTGCAGTTGGTCGATGCCCCTGTTGCGTCTGGATGTGGGGCGTCTGTTCGCGGGCCTGGTGGGGGCCAGCGAGGCACGCACGCGCGAGATGATTCAACGGGCTGAAGCCATGGCGCCCTGCGTGCTCTGGATCGATGAGATCGACAAGGGCTTCGGGGGGGATGGCCGCAGTGACGGCGGCACCAGCCAGCGGGTTCTGGCCAACGTGCTCACCTGGATGGCTGAGAAACAGTCACCGGTGTTCGTCGTGGCCACCGCGAACGGCGTTGAAAAGCTGCCACCGGAGCTGCTGCGCAAGGGGCGTTTCGATGAGATCTTCATGCTCGATCTGCCCAGCAGCGCTGAGCGCCACAGCATTCTTGAACTGCATCTGGAACGGCGACGCCCGGGGCTGAAGCTTCCCCTGGACACCGTGGTGAGCCGCAGTGAGGGCTTCTCCGGTGCCGAGCTGGAACAGACTGTGATCGAGGCGATGCACTTGGCCTTCGCCGACAACCGAGAGTTGACGGAGCCGGATCTGATTGGAGCGGCGTCCCAGCTCATCCCCCTCTCCCGTACCGCCAGCGAACAGCTCGAGCGGCTGAAGCAGTGGGCTGCAGGCGGACGCGCCCGCCCGGCCTCTGTTGCTGCAGGTAACGAAGCCTGA
- the serS gene encoding serine--tRNA ligase, with amino-acid sequence MLDQRLVRDNPETIAQQLGRRGKAVDLTQLQLIAQQQRNLEQQRSSLQAEGNRIGKEVGQRIKSGADPKGDEVAELRQQGNAIKQKVAVLEEEEKQLSRELKQQLLGFPNLPAESCPDGSSEDDNVELRRWGTPRVENNLEEHWQIAERLQLFDTERSVRIAQSRFVTLMGQGARLERGLINFMLDLHTSKGYREVLPPVLVNTASLTGSGQLPKFAEESFRCAEDDLWLTPTAEVPVTSLHRDEIIPADQLPLRYAAYSPCFRREAGSYGRDTRGLIRLHQFNKVELYWFVHPDHSEEAHQQITADAEAVLQALELPYRVLDLCTADLGFSARRTYDLEVWLPGAGAYREISSCSVCGDFQARRSSIRTKEGKATTLVHTLNGSGLAVGRTMAALLENGQQPDGSVLLPKALVPYVGRKRLQPE; translated from the coding sequence GTGCTCGATCAGCGCCTTGTGCGTGACAACCCCGAAACGATCGCCCAGCAACTGGGGCGTCGAGGTAAGGCTGTTGATCTGACCCAACTGCAGCTCATTGCGCAGCAGCAGCGCAATCTGGAGCAACAACGCAGCAGCCTGCAGGCGGAGGGCAACCGGATCGGCAAGGAAGTCGGCCAACGCATCAAGTCGGGCGCTGATCCCAAAGGCGATGAGGTCGCCGAACTTCGCCAACAGGGCAATGCCATCAAGCAGAAGGTGGCGGTGCTGGAGGAGGAGGAAAAGCAGCTCTCGCGTGAGCTAAAGCAGCAGCTTCTGGGGTTCCCCAACCTGCCCGCTGAAAGCTGCCCTGATGGGAGCAGTGAAGACGACAACGTTGAACTGCGCCGCTGGGGAACCCCCAGGGTTGAAAACAACCTGGAGGAGCACTGGCAGATCGCTGAACGGCTGCAGCTGTTCGACACCGAACGCTCCGTCCGCATTGCGCAGAGCCGTTTCGTCACACTTATGGGGCAAGGGGCACGGCTGGAGCGTGGGCTGATCAATTTCATGCTCGACCTCCACACAAGCAAGGGTTATCGAGAGGTGCTGCCCCCGGTGCTGGTGAACACCGCCAGCCTCACCGGCTCAGGACAACTGCCCAAGTTCGCCGAGGAAAGCTTCCGTTGCGCGGAAGACGACCTCTGGCTGACACCGACCGCTGAGGTGCCCGTGACCTCCTTGCACCGGGACGAAATCATCCCGGCAGACCAACTGCCCCTGCGTTACGCCGCCTACAGCCCCTGCTTCCGTCGTGAGGCCGGCAGCTACGGCCGCGACACCCGTGGCTTGATTCGCCTGCACCAGTTCAACAAGGTGGAGCTGTACTGGTTTGTGCATCCCGATCACTCCGAAGAGGCGCACCAGCAGATCACAGCCGATGCAGAAGCGGTGCTTCAGGCACTGGAGCTGCCCTATCGGGTCTTGGACCTCTGCACCGCCGACCTCGGCTTTTCCGCCCGCAGGACCTACGACCTCGAGGTCTGGCTGCCGGGGGCTGGGGCTTACCGGGAAATCTCCAGTTGCAGCGTCTGCGGCGATTTCCAGGCGCGACGGTCCTCCATCCGCACCAAGGAAGGCAAGGCCACGACATTGGTGCACACCCTGAATGGCAGTGGCCTGGCCGTCGGCAGAACCATGGCGGCCCTGTTGGAAAACGGCCAGCAACCCGACGGCAGTGTCCTGCTGCCCAAAGCGCTGGTGCCCTACGTCGGCCGCAAGCGGCTCCAGCCAGAATGA
- the rseP gene encoding RIP metalloprotease RseP, whose amino-acid sequence MNVLAALLVLALLIVVHEAGHFLAATLQGIRVSGFSIGFGPALIKKQRRGVTYALRLLPLGGFVAFPDDDEESTIPADDPDLLRNRPIPQQALVVAAGVLANLALALVVLFAQAAFVGVPAAPDPGVLVVQVQPGGAAARSGLRAGDQILSLNDQPLAAGQRGVATMVRDVKAAPEQPIRVERKRGDATSTVELIPDDQQGTGKIGAQLQANISGEMRPVRNPVELVLTTGSQFSQMLEQTVRGYAGLLTNFRATAGQVSGPVKIVEMGAQLSQQGGSGLVLFSALISINLAVLNSLPLPLLDGWQMMMLAIQSVRGRPVSERIQMAFVQSGFLLLVGLTLVLIVRDTTQLPVVQQLMGR is encoded by the coding sequence ATGAACGTGTTGGCCGCCCTTCTGGTGCTCGCCCTGCTGATCGTGGTGCATGAGGCAGGCCATTTTCTTGCTGCCACGCTCCAGGGCATCCGCGTCAGCGGTTTTTCCATTGGCTTTGGCCCGGCCCTGATCAAGAAGCAACGGCGTGGGGTGACCTACGCCCTGCGGCTGCTGCCCCTGGGTGGTTTCGTTGCCTTCCCCGACGACGACGAGGAGAGCACGATCCCTGCTGATGATCCGGATCTGCTGCGCAACCGCCCGATCCCCCAGCAGGCGTTGGTGGTGGCTGCAGGCGTGTTAGCCAACCTGGCCTTGGCCCTGGTGGTGCTGTTCGCTCAGGCAGCGTTTGTCGGCGTGCCCGCCGCGCCGGATCCTGGGGTTCTGGTGGTTCAGGTGCAACCGGGTGGTGCTGCCGCCCGCTCCGGGCTTCGTGCGGGCGACCAGATCCTCAGCCTGAATGACCAACCCCTTGCCGCAGGACAACGGGGCGTTGCCACGATGGTGCGGGATGTGAAAGCAGCACCCGAGCAACCCATCCGCGTGGAGCGAAAGCGGGGAGACGCGACGTCCACGGTTGAACTGATCCCCGACGATCAACAGGGCACAGGAAAAATTGGAGCCCAACTGCAGGCCAACATCAGTGGGGAGATGCGCCCCGTCCGCAATCCCGTTGAACTGGTTCTCACCACCGGCTCGCAATTCAGCCAAATGCTGGAGCAAACCGTGCGCGGCTACGCCGGTCTCCTGACGAACTTCCGAGCCACGGCAGGCCAGGTGAGTGGTCCCGTGAAGATCGTTGAGATGGGCGCACAGCTCAGCCAGCAGGGGGGATCCGGGTTGGTGCTCTTCTCAGCCTTGATCTCAATCAATCTGGCGGTGCTCAATTCACTGCCGCTTCCGCTGCTCGATGGCTGGCAAATGATGATGCTCGCGATTCAGTCCGTTCGGGGTCGTCCGGTGTCGGAGCGGATCCAGATGGCCTTCGTGCAATCCGGTTTTCTTCTTCTGGTGGGGCTCACGCTTGTGCTGATCGTGCGTGACACCACACAACTGCCGGTGGTGCAGCAATTGATGGGTCGCTGA
- the rpsN gene encoding 30S ribosomal protein S14, which yields MAKKSMIARDVKRKKTVERYAAKRAALMEAFNAAEDPMDRLEIHRKIQALPRNSARIRVRNRCWATGKPRGVYRDFGLCRNQLRERAHKGELPGVVKSSW from the coding sequence ATGGCCAAAAAGTCGATGATCGCTCGCGATGTGAAGCGAAAGAAAACGGTTGAGCGCTATGCAGCCAAGCGCGCAGCACTGATGGAAGCCTTCAACGCAGCAGAAGATCCGATGGATCGCCTGGAGATCCATCGCAAGATCCAGGCTCTGCCTCGCAACAGCGCACGCATCCGTGTGCGCAACCGCTGCTGGGCCACCGGCAAACCCAGAGGCGTGTATCGCGATTTCGGTCTCTGCCGTAACCAGCTTCGTGAGCGCGCCCACAAAGGAGAACTGCCAGGCGTGGTCAAGTCCAGCTGGTGA
- a CDS encoding polyribonucleotide nucleotidyltransferase: MQGQTQSISFDGREIRLTTGRFAPQAGGSVLVECGDTAVLVTATRSGGREGIDFLPLICDYEERLYAAGRIPGSYMRRESRPPERATLTARLIDRPMRPLFPSWLRDDLQVVATCLSLDERVPADVLAVTGASIATLLAGIPFNGPMAAVRVGLLGDDFVLNPSYREIERGDLDLVVAGTPDGVVMVEAGANQLPEQDVIEAIDFGYEAICELIKAQEQLLKDLGITQVKPEKPEEDSTVPAYLEKQCSKAISAVLSKFDQSKEERDTALETVKGEVSETIAGLKEDHAVRQALASSPKLLGNSFKALTKTLMRQQILKDGKRVDGRGLDEVRQISAMAGVLPRRVHGSGLFQRGLTQVLSTATLGTPSDAQEMDDLHPNTEKLYLHHYNFPPYSVGETRPMRSPGRREIGHGALAERAILPVLPEKDTFPYVVRVVSEVLSSNGSTSMGSVCGSTLSLMDAGVPLKAPVSGAAMGLIKEGDEVRILTDIQGIEDFLGDMDFKVAGSEKGITALQMDMKITGLSVKTVAEAVNQARPARLHILEKMLEAIDTPRDNLSPHAPRLLSFRIDPELIGTVIGPGGRTIKGITERTNTKIDIEDGGIVTIASHDGAAAEEAQKIIEGLTRKVNEGEVFSGSITRIIPIGAFVEILPGKEGMIHISQLSEARVEKVEDVVKVGDEVTVRVREIDNRGRINLTLRGVPQAGDAAEVEPQPTPVAPLN, translated from the coding sequence GTGCAAGGACAAACCCAGTCGATCTCCTTTGACGGACGCGAGATTCGACTGACCACCGGGCGCTTCGCCCCTCAGGCGGGAGGATCCGTCTTGGTGGAGTGTGGCGACACCGCCGTGCTTGTGACCGCAACCCGCTCGGGGGGGCGTGAAGGCATTGATTTTCTGCCGCTGATCTGCGACTACGAAGAGCGGCTTTATGCAGCTGGCCGCATTCCCGGCAGCTACATGCGTCGTGAGAGCCGCCCACCCGAACGCGCCACGCTCACGGCTCGACTGATTGATCGCCCCATGCGGCCGCTGTTCCCCAGCTGGCTGCGCGACGACCTGCAGGTGGTCGCCACCTGCCTATCCCTCGATGAGCGGGTCCCCGCCGATGTTCTGGCGGTGACGGGCGCATCGATTGCCACGCTGCTCGCGGGCATCCCCTTCAACGGCCCGATGGCAGCCGTGCGGGTGGGCCTGCTGGGGGATGACTTCGTCCTCAACCCGAGTTACCGGGAAATCGAACGGGGTGATCTCGACCTGGTGGTCGCCGGCACCCCAGATGGCGTGGTGATGGTCGAGGCCGGTGCCAACCAGCTGCCCGAGCAGGACGTGATCGAGGCGATCGATTTCGGCTACGAAGCGATCTGCGAACTGATCAAGGCTCAGGAACAGCTGCTCAAGGATCTGGGCATCACCCAGGTGAAGCCGGAGAAGCCTGAAGAAGACAGCACCGTTCCCGCCTATCTGGAGAAACAGTGCAGCAAAGCGATCAGCGCTGTGCTCAGCAAGTTTGATCAAAGCAAGGAGGAGCGGGACACAGCCCTGGAAACTGTGAAGGGCGAGGTGTCCGAGACCATCGCGGGTCTTAAAGAAGACCATGCCGTTCGCCAGGCTCTGGCCAGCAGCCCGAAACTGCTCGGCAACAGCTTCAAGGCTCTGACCAAGACATTGATGCGTCAGCAGATTCTCAAGGACGGCAAGCGTGTTGACGGACGCGGCCTCGACGAGGTGCGTCAGATCAGCGCCATGGCCGGCGTGCTGCCGCGCCGGGTGCATGGCTCCGGTCTGTTCCAGCGCGGACTGACCCAGGTGCTCTCCACTGCAACGCTGGGCACCCCCAGCGATGCTCAGGAGATGGATGATCTCCATCCCAACACCGAGAAGCTATACCTGCACCATTACAACTTCCCGCCCTATTCCGTCGGTGAAACGCGGCCGATGCGCTCCCCCGGTCGACGTGAGATCGGCCATGGCGCCCTGGCCGAGCGGGCCATTCTTCCAGTACTTCCCGAGAAGGACACCTTCCCTTACGTGGTGCGTGTGGTGAGCGAAGTGCTCAGCTCCAATGGCTCCACCTCAATGGGTTCCGTCTGCGGCAGCACCCTGTCGCTGATGGATGCCGGTGTGCCGTTGAAGGCCCCGGTGAGTGGCGCTGCCATGGGTCTGATCAAGGAAGGTGATGAGGTTCGGATCCTCACCGACATCCAGGGCATCGAGGACTTCCTCGGTGATATGGACTTCAAGGTGGCCGGTAGCGAAAAGGGCATCACCGCCCTGCAGATGGATATGAAGATCACCGGCCTCTCCGTGAAGACGGTGGCCGAAGCCGTGAATCAAGCGCGCCCGGCACGGCTCCACATCCTCGAGAAGATGCTCGAGGCGATCGACACCCCTCGGGACAACCTGTCTCCCCATGCCCCACGTCTGCTCAGCTTCCGGATTGATCCTGAGCTGATCGGCACCGTGATCGGCCCCGGTGGACGCACAATTAAAGGCATCACCGAGCGCACCAACACCAAGATCGACATCGAGGACGGTGGCATCGTGACCATCGCCTCCCACGATGGTGCTGCGGCTGAAGAAGCCCAGAAGATCATCGAAGGCCTAACCCGCAAGGTCAATGAAGGCGAGGTGTTCTCCGGGTCGATCACACGGATCATCCCGATCGGAGCCTTCGTGGAGATCCTCCCTGGCAAGGAGGGCATGATCCACATCTCGCAGCTCTCCGAAGCTCGTGTCGAAAAGGTCGAAGACGTGGTGAAGGTGGGCGACGAGGTGACTGTTCGGGTGCGCGAAATCGACAACCGCGGCCGCATCAACCTCACCCTACGAGGCGTGCCCCAGGCCGGCGACGCCGCCGAAGTGGAGCCTCAGCCCACCCCGGTGGCACCGCTCAACTGA
- a CDS encoding 3'(2'),5'-bisphosphate nucleotidase CysQ: protein MMPSSAVLPAGVNQEALLTELRRLSWGAADILRAYARGEQPPHGFPKALSVDEGGEGPVSAADLAVNKWLLDGLSAAFPKADWTLLSEETAKEQLTEGQPLPAEWLWILDPLDGTKDFLQGTGEYAVHLALVRDKRPVIGVVLLPEADELWIGIVGEGAWCEDRQGERSPVRFSDRTVVSDLILVASRSHRDDRLVKLIDALNLGGSKAVGSVGFKVATILRGETDLYVSLSGKSAPKDWDMAAPEAVLLAAGGRFTHADQADLTYNTGDVRQAGCLIASHGKAHAELGERATRAMAEIDPGFQV, encoded by the coding sequence ATGATGCCCAGCTCTGCCGTTCTCCCCGCTGGCGTGAACCAGGAGGCTCTGCTGACGGAATTGCGTCGCTTGAGTTGGGGTGCCGCCGACATCCTGCGGGCCTATGCCCGCGGCGAGCAGCCTCCGCATGGTTTCCCCAAGGCGTTGAGTGTCGATGAAGGCGGGGAAGGCCCCGTCTCTGCGGCTGATCTGGCCGTGAACAAGTGGTTGCTCGATGGACTGTCTGCCGCGTTCCCCAAGGCCGACTGGACGCTGCTCAGCGAGGAGACCGCCAAGGAGCAGCTCACGGAAGGCCAACCGCTGCCGGCGGAGTGGCTGTGGATTCTCGATCCCCTTGATGGCACTAAGGATTTCCTGCAGGGCACAGGCGAATACGCCGTTCATCTGGCCCTGGTGCGCGACAAGCGGCCAGTGATCGGAGTTGTGCTTCTGCCGGAAGCCGATGAACTGTGGATCGGCATCGTTGGTGAGGGTGCCTGGTGTGAAGACCGTCAGGGTGAGCGGTCGCCGGTTCGCTTCAGCGACAGAACTGTGGTTTCAGATCTGATCCTGGTGGCCAGCCGCAGCCACCGCGACGACCGTTTGGTCAAGCTCATTGATGCCCTCAATCTCGGCGGTTCCAAAGCCGTGGGCAGCGTTGGCTTCAAGGTGGCCACGATCCTGAGAGGTGAAACTGACCTCTATGTATCCCTCTCTGGCAAGAGTGCTCCCAAGGATTGGGACATGGCTGCTCCGGAGGCGGTGCTGCTGGCGGCTGGTGGTCGTTTCACCCATGCCGATCAGGCCGACCTCACGTACAACACCGGCGATGTGCGTCAGGCCGGCTGTCTGATCGCCAGCCATGGAAAAGCCCACGCCGAGCTCGGAGAGCGTGCGACGCGGGCCATGGCCGAGATCGATCCCGGCTTTCAGGTCTGA
- the rsmI gene encoding 16S rRNA (cytidine(1402)-2'-O)-methyltransferase: MQRDEPSGGSLYLVGTPIGHLGDLSPRARDLLRSVDVIACEDTRHSGQLLSSLGASGRKLSFHQHNTRTRLPQLLDLLTDGQSLAVISDAGLPGISDPGEELVAAAHQAGHPVICIPGPCAATTALVSSGLPSGRFCFEGFLPAKGKERRARLEAISHEPRTMVLYEAPHRLITLLEELQHHCGGERPLQVARELTKRHEEQVGPTVDLALLHFQQHPPQGECTVVLGGAAPEIAEEPDDDDLLSQLQALQEEGASASDAARQLAQTTGLSRRRLYALLHQGTSN; encoded by the coding sequence ATGCAGCGGGATGAACCAAGCGGCGGCAGCCTTTATCTGGTGGGCACTCCCATTGGTCATCTGGGGGACCTGTCACCACGAGCCCGCGACTTGCTCCGCAGCGTGGATGTGATCGCCTGTGAAGACACCCGTCACAGCGGACAGCTTCTCAGCAGTCTTGGAGCGAGCGGCCGCAAGCTGTCCTTTCATCAGCACAACACCCGCACCCGCTTGCCCCAACTGCTGGATCTGCTGACCGACGGACAAAGCCTGGCGGTGATCAGTGATGCCGGGCTTCCGGGCATCAGCGACCCCGGTGAAGAGCTGGTGGCCGCCGCGCACCAAGCAGGCCATCCCGTGATCTGCATTCCTGGCCCCTGCGCCGCCACCACTGCTCTGGTGAGCAGCGGCTTGCCAAGTGGACGTTTCTGCTTCGAAGGATTTCTGCCGGCCAAAGGCAAGGAGCGGCGGGCACGCCTGGAGGCCATCAGCCATGAACCCCGCACCATGGTGCTGTACGAAGCGCCGCACCGCCTGATCACGTTGCTCGAGGAACTCCAGCACCACTGCGGAGGAGAGCGTCCCCTGCAGGTGGCACGGGAACTGACCAAACGCCATGAAGAACAAGTGGGGCCGACAGTGGACCTTGCCCTGCTGCACTTTCAGCAGCACCCGCCCCAAGGGGAATGCACGGTTGTGCTGGGGGGAGCAGCGCCGGAAATCGCAGAAGAACCTGACGATGATGACTTGCTCAGTCAGCTGCAGGCGTTGCAGGAGGAGGGGGCAAGCGCCAGCGACGCTGCGAGGCAATTGGCCCAGACCACAGGGCTGTCCAG